In Zerene cesonia ecotype Mississippi chromosome 20, Zerene_cesonia_1.1, whole genome shotgun sequence, the genomic stretch GACCATAAAGAATCTAAAAATGTCCTATGGTGtttctgaataaaaataaaactgtgtTTCAATGTAGCTCCAACATGAAGAGTTCTAACAGTTGCATCTAATTTTCCTATCCTAGTTATAAACGGAATACTACTGGTAACAAACTGATGAGGCCCATGTCTACATCGAATTATGGCTATTCTGGTATTTTCGTTACAGTATTTTGCTAGGAAGCCAGATCTTACAGCAGCAACACCAAAATCACCATGTAGttgttttatcttatttaaaatacactcATGAAGCATAGTtgatttaatagatagaggTTTACTTTCAGGGACTGCCGGAGATGCAATTTCCACAGTAATATATCTGAAATATGatgtagattattatttatatggatataattttagaaaaaattcaaaaactatcttttaatttatacctgTTTTTAAACCGaaccattttcttttattcttgGAGGACTTGAATCTTGATTGAATCACTATACTTGTTctcaatcaaatcaaaattgtGGTTAGTTCATTTTCATACAGGTCAATAtgtaattgtatgtttttaattaaataggcAAACATGATCATGCCGTTTAGTTTTCTTATATAGGTTCGAATTTAAAGCATAAGAATTAAGACTTATCAAGTAAGTACTAAGTATACACAGATTAAAAACTAGTCACTCTGTGTAGTATATCACTATTCTGTGTAAGCTGTAGTGGCTATAAAACTACTCAAATTGAGTAACTCAATACCCAATTGCCTGTATCCTGCAACCTGTGACCTGTCAGCTGTCAACAGTCAACGCTGaaccacagattaagaactacTCGTTAATCCGTAACGCTGAAAGCTGCTTATCACAAGCCCTATCAGCTAAGGTGAAACCAGCAAATTTGCAACAAAAGATACATCAATTTGTAGCTAAATAGTTGCCAAAACCACGATTTTATTGCTTGTGCCAATCCGcggaaattgtaaataatgctatcgtgataatattattgtagcaAGGTTACTTAACATTCTTTTTCTTTGATCTTTACGGAAGATTTAGTTGCTAAACGTtacatatctataaatataataaatctgtagaaatgttatttttgtacattgaagaaattgaaaaaaaaatagccagTGTGTGAAAAGATAACTAACAGAACCCATTTccatcattttttaaatttttgtctgtttgtttgtgtgcaCATCACGTAAAATCTACGAATTAAATGcagacaatgtttatatacaaaaattatacgtaactTGAGGTATAActcagtttttatttcatcgaaatcggttcatcaCTCTATCACAAGATAATATGATGAATTTAGTGAGTTCaagaagtaaaatattacgttACGAAATTCTGTATAGTACTTGCAACGGATTCTTAAGACTAAAAATAGAACTAATGTTGATAGTTGAAATCCAAATCCGATAGATGGCGTTGTACAAAAGACGTCATTTTCTGAATCGCGGTGTTAAGATTTTCCGCGCGAGAATGACCTCAACCGTGTTTACATGATCAATTGGGTTTCGTTTGGTGTCTTAAAAGTTCTT encodes the following:
- the LOC119835018 gene encoding ribonuclease P/MRP protein subunit POP5, with the protein product MVRFKNRYITVEIASPAVPESKPLSIKSTMLHECILNKIKQLHGDFGVAAVRSGFLAKYCNENTRIAIIRCRHGPHQFVTSSIPFITRIGKLDATVRTLHVGATLKHSFIFIQKHHRTFLDSLWSNLKTDEERSALEAAVMEFTKADVSMIKDNLM